A genomic region of Haliotis asinina isolate JCU_RB_2024 chromosome 1, JCU_Hal_asi_v2, whole genome shotgun sequence contains the following coding sequences:
- the LOC137278954 gene encoding iduronate 2-sulfatase-like, translated as MMKIWVLLCLGIVHGRKNVLFLVSDDMRPNIGAYDGPDSPSPVHPKMHTPNLDALAARSLLLKRAYVSVALCSPSRTALLTSRRPETSHIWCIGPYFRQYGGNFTTLPQYFKQNGYRTIGMGKIFHPGSSSGGDDPVSWTDRYTHAPDDYILNDILIEAVSEERAKARPLQDQLLAEYAIQALKEVAPKARSGEQPFFLAVGFRKPHITWNFPARFKEYYPLESLRLPDNYYAPAALPQVAWHSFINLTIYKDMLPYHGPETGQMNFTFPDQVTLELRQAYYSCISYIDYELGRVIAELDNQGLTNNTIISFWGDHGWQLGEHSEWEKMTNFEDATHAPMMIHVPGVTDHGVVTEKITEFVDLYPTLVDAAGLPKLDTCPPNSQNVSLCTEGVSMMPLMTNPTLDDWKNVAFSEYSRIGNGIESDSVIGYTMRTELYRYTEWVNFKAMPIYKPLWDQQLGAELYDHTKDPEENYNRADDPSYKDIRAELSRNLRLGWRGALPKRRT; from the coding sequence ATGATGAAAATATGGGTCTTGTTGTGTTTAGGAATAGTCCATGgaaggaagaatgttttgttcTTGGTTTCGGATGATATGAGACCCAATATTGGTGCCTACGATGGACCAGATTCTCCATCTCCAGTTCATCCAAAGATGCACACCCCGAATCTTGATGCCCTAGCAGCCAGATCCCTCCTTCTCAAGCGAGCTTACGTCTCGGTGGCTTTATGCAGTCCAAGCAGGACGGCCCTCCTCACCAGCAGACGTCCTGAAACAAGTCACATCTGGTGCATCGGACCTTACTTCCGGCAGTATGGTGGTAATTTCACAACACTGCCACAATATTTCAAACAGAATGGGTACAGGACCATTGGAATGGGGAAAATATTTCATCCAGGATCATCCTCCGGAGGTGACGATCCCGTTTCATGGACTGATCGTTACACCCATGCTCCTGACGATTACATACTCAACGACATCCTTATAGAAGCAGTCTCCGAGGAAAGGGCTAAAGCACGACCACTTCAGGATCAACTTCTAGCTGAGTATGCCATTCAAGCCCTGAAGGAGGTGGCCCCAAAAGCTAGATCAGGTGAGCAGCCTTTCTTTCTGGCTGTGGGTTTCCGAAAACCCCATATCACCTGGAACTTCCCTGCCCGCTTTAAGGAGTACTATCCTTTGGAAAGTCTGAGGCTACCGGACAATTACTATGCCCCAGCAGCATTGCCACAAGTTGCTTGGCACAGTTTCATTAATCTGACAATATATAAAGATATGCTTCCCTACCATGGGCCAGAAACTGGCCAAATGAACTTTACGTTTCCCGACCAAGTGACTCTAGAGCTGCGACAAGCTTATTACAGCTGCATAAGCTACATAGATTATGAACTTGGAAGGGTCATTGCCGAATTAGATAACCAAGGCCTGACTAATAATACCATAATATCCTTCTGGGGGGACCATGGATGGCAGTTGGGGGAACATTCTGAATGGGAAAAGATGACGAACTTTGAAGATGCCACCCATGCTCCTATGATGATTCATGTTCCTGGAGTTACTGATCATGGTGTTGTCACCGAAAAAATCACAGAATTCGTTGATCTGTATCCTACACTCGTAGATGCTGCAGGACTTCCAAAACTCGACACGTGTCCACCAAATTCCCAAAATGTCAGTTTATGTACAGAGGGTGTAAGCATGATGCCACTTATGACAAACCCAACCTTAGACGATTGGAAAAATGTAGCATTCTCTGAGTATTCCAGAATAGGCAATGGAATAGAAAGTGATTCGGTTATTGGTTACACCATGAGAACAGAACTGTATCGATACACAGAGTGGGTTAACTTCAAGGCCATGCCAATCTATAAGCCCCTTTGGGACCAGCAACTTGGTGCTGAACTCTATGATCACACGAAAGATCCAGAGGAGAACTATAACCGAGCAGATGACCCGTCCTACAAAGACATCAGGGCTGAGCTGTCAAGGAACCTGAGACTTGGCTGGAGAGGAGCCCTTCCTAAAAGACGCACATGA